The window AAAAGTCTGACGCTTTCCGCCTCTTAGGAAGCTGCAACAGATTGTCTGTGAGTGACGAAAGGTCCTGTGCGCTCGGCGTCTTGGTTTTGTCCGGCGTGGGCGTCCCAGAGGGAGTGGCCGGACCACCGAAGGGGGACTTGCAGCCGGCGATTGTGTGCGAGGGCGACGGCGTGTAGCTGGCTCGTAGCGCTTTGTCCGTGTACTTGCTGGACGTCCGGTTGACCAGCCTCTGCAGGGCAGGGGTGAGCGCCGGGCTCAAGCCTTTCGGTGTTAGACTGTAATATACAGTACAAGAGGCTGTTGAAATAAATGCCTTTGCTACTTTACTGTAGGATGGGTGCGGAAGGTCCCATGTGTTTACCTGGCCAGGTTCTCTGTGACCTTTCGCAACGCCTCCTGCTTTTTGGCACGATTTTTGGCAGCCGCTTCgttggccatttttaaacccAGTCGCTCTCTTCTCCCTGGTTCTGGGATCTTTAATAAACAACATAACGATAATTGTGAGTATTTACAGCATTGAAGCATTCAGAAAACATTCTTGACGGTTTTAATGCCTTAAAGGATGGGCCGTGGTTCCTTTCGGCATACGGGGTGTCGGATCCATCCAGgcgaaaaggcgtgctttctatTTCACCCCATGTCATCAGAGGCGACTCGGCCACACCTAGGACGGCAAAACAGCTTCATTAAACACTTTGTCATTTCAAGTACTGTATTTACTGCacaataaggcgcacctaaaaacctcaaattttctcaaaagctgacagtgcgccttataatccagtgcgccttatacactgcaaaaagtcagtgttcaaaaacaagaaaaaaaaaaatacaaaaattagtggtattttatttgaagtaagcaaaattatctgccaatacaacacggacatttggcttgtcaagactttccaaaacaagtaaaattagctaacctcaatgaaccccaaaataccttaaaataagtatattctcactaataacaagtgcacttttcttagtagaaaaaaaagagagacctttttgctcaatatgttgaaaaatattcttaaattaagtaaaagctagtgcatacttgccaaccttgagacctccgatttcgggaggtggggggtgtggggcgtggttgggggcgtggttaagatatatatataagaaatacttgactttcagttaattctagctatatatatatatatatatatatataagagaaatacttgaatttcagtgttcatttatttacacatatacacacacataacactcatctactcattgttgagttaagggttgaattgtccatccttgttctattctctgtcactatttcagaacacacacattatacaaatatacattataaaatcaataagaaaacgggagctctaatttgggagtctgaattaggatcagaagttcctatataaacattgcgcactcacgtcgcttttttgtattgattactgcagctgtgcgctgggattcattcacaaatacaaactacaactctcaaacactttagagttaggctccaccatcagaatgtgtacttaaacttacaaagatcacatgggtattattcagtgagttgattcaccaaaactaacctgttatacaggagggaaaagcacacaggacgtgtcaattgttcacagactggtcgcgctcatcagaatgacaagacacttccggtctgcaggtgatagcattcaattgggaagaaacgccctactgccccctactgaccaatgtgaatactgataaatgtgtaatgacagctccaaaaacgaattcaaaccacaaaataaaataaataaatcaacacaaaaatgtgacacattatgggtgggtcacatatgcatgtacagtagatggcagtattgtcctgtttaagagtgtcacaacattgctgtttacggcagacgaactgctttacggtagacgaagacttgactgctgttgttgtgtgttgttaccgcgctgggaggacgttaatgaaactgcctaacaataaacccacataagaaaccaagaactcgccctccatcattagctgtttctgttgtgggaaagcggacgtgtgaacaggctgtcaacacgtcactcaggtccgcatggagctggagggggcgtggcctccagctccgcctgaatttcgggagattttcgggagaaaatttgtcccgggaggttttcgggagaggcgctgaatttcgggagtctcccggaaaatccgggagggttggcaagtatgtgctagtgccattatcttgacataatgatatgcgctcggcatcatgattttttttcatgcttgaagtaagaaatgattactttaaaaaagtagttttatacttgtgagtgttgatgacacagctttgcaacacttgatattctagtttcaagcatgttttactcaatataggtcatcaaatctcagcaacaagctgtaatatcttactgagatcatttaggagcaaaacccttaaaacaagtaaaacactctaacataaaatctgcttagtgagaaaaattatcttgtcagacagaaaataagcaaatataactcttatttgagatatttcatcttacttagatttcagtttttgcagtgtatgtgatataaatgttgcactacatcaggggtgctcattacgtcgatcgcgagctaccggtcgatctcggagggtgtgtcagtcgatcaccagccagccattaataaaatagtcctaaaaatgagcgatcataaatcttcactatgacgtcactttcgtcacttgattgacattcacggcacccgagggtcttctgagatgacgctggctgctgccagctcattaaaattaccgactggaaggcgagaaacactttatttcaacagactctggcgccgtacctgtcgtcaaaactccaaagaccgactgcacagttgcacaataaaagctctgcttcatcctgcctgcactaccaaaataagagtctcagaaagctggcgtgcacaagctagcaagctacgtagtttgccgacaatgtatttcttgtaaagtgtatacaaaggagtacggaagctggacaaataagatgccaaaaaccaaccactttcatgtggtattggacagaaaggaggactttttttctcctccattcgaaaatgcggaccttatcagcactactgtctgattccaatcaatgcaagtcatcacaatcaggtaatacaccaacttatattcttgtcttcatgaaagaaaggaatctatatgtgttaaacatgcttgtattatctctaaacacttttaacttattaacaatattaactatatgtgttaaacatgcttgtattatctttaaacacctttaacttgttaacaatattaactatatgttttaaacatacttgtattttcattaaacacctttaatttattaacaatattaactatgtgttaaacatgcttgcattatcactaaacatctttaacttgttaacaatattaactatatgtgttaaacatgtttgcattatcattaaacacctttaacttattaacaatattaactatatgtgttaaacatgcttgtattatcactaaacacctttaacttgttaacaatattaactatatgttttaaacatacctgtattttcattaaacacctttaatttattaacaatattaactatatgtgttaaacatgtttgtattatctttaaacacctttaacttattaacaatattaactatgtgttaaacatgcttgtattatcattaaacacctttaacttgttaacaatattaactatatgtattaaacatacttgtattttcattaaacacctttaatttattaacaattttaaatatatgtgttaaacatgcttgtattatcattaaacacctttaacttgttaacaaaaacatatgtttcataaataagtaaatataaattatatatatgaatgaggtagatccccacgacttgatcaattgaaaagtagctcgcctgcagaaaaagtgtgagcacccctggtctattctATGCgacttataatgcggtgcgccttatatatgaacaacgttttaaaataggccattcattgaaggtgcgccttataatccggtgcgccttatagtgcggaaaacacGGTACTGCAAAAAAATGTAGTGATTTAAAAACCCACCAGGTGCAGGGGAGGGCGTTCTTTCAAAGCCGTAACCATTCACTGACGGGGAATCGTGTGGGATCAGCTCTTTCCCGTCTGGACCAACTTTGCCCTGCTTGAACTGACCACACAAACTTTTAACATCAGTCTTCCAACGTCCTTAAAACAACACCTCTTGGCACGGCTTACCTGTGCATTGAGTGCTGCCGCTTCCTTAATCTGGCTTTTATTCAGAGCTTTGCTGAACGGATCTCCCATGAAACGTGTGTTCTTGTGAACGACCTCCCGTGGTTTCTTAAAGAGGGCGTCGTCATCTTTGACACCTGATTTTGGAAGAGAAACATTTTTCAATTAATAAAAAGCCATAATTGTTAGGCAGCTGAaaaaggctccagcgccccccgcggccccgtcagggacaagcggtagaaaatggatggatgttaggtgGAGGTATGCATCCTAGCTCCGCTCAAAATGTCCACTTGGTAGGCAGTACCAGTCAAAGACAGGAACTGTTTCTTGCGACGTGCATTTTCTTAAGTATTAAAATACCCGCTTGTAGGCAGAGATGCAGACATGCAGCGCACCTCCACAAGCCTGGGGACTTTGCATGAACACCAAAAGGAGAGGTGTGGAAGCGTGCAGAACAACTTCACAAGCACGTAGCTCAGTCTTTGACTATGAATGGTGCTAAAAattcaaaccctgtttccatatgagttgggaaattgtgttagatgtaaatataaacggaatacaatgatttgcaaatcattttcaacccatattcagttgaatatgctataaagacaacatatttgatgttcaaactgataaacatttttttttaactttagaatttgatgccaggaacacgtgacaaagaagttgggaaaggtggcaataataataaatatattaataaataaataaaataataataaataaaataaaaaaataaagtgctatctatctatctatctatctatctatcaataaatactgataaagttgaggaatgctcatcaaacacttatttggaacatcccacaggtgaacaggcaaattgggaacaggtgggtgccatgattgggtataaaagtagattccatgaaatgctcagtcattcacaaacaaggatggggcgagggtcaccactttgtcaacaaatgcgtgagcaaagtgttgaacagtttaagaaaaacctttctcaaccagctattgcaaggaatttagggatttcaccgtctacggtccgtaatatcatcaaagggttcagagaatctggagaaatcactgcacgtaagcagctaagcccgtgaccttccatccctcaggctgtactgcatcaataagcgacatcggtgtgtaaaggatatcaccacatgggctcaggaacacttcagaaacccactgtcagtaactacagttggtcgctacatctgtaagtgcaagttaaaactctcctatgcaaggtgaaaaccgtttatcaacaacacccagaaacgccgtcggcttcgctgggcctgagctcatctaagacgaactgatacaaagtggaaaagtgttctgtggtctgacgagtccacatttcaaattgtttttggaaactgtggacgtcgtgtcctccggaccaaagaggaaaagaaccatccggattgttataggcgcaaagttgaaaagccagcatctgtgatggtatgggggtgtattagtgcccaagacatgggtaacttacacatctgtgaaggcgccattaatgctgaaaggtacatacaggttttggagcaacatatgttgccatccaagcaacgttaccatggacgcccctgcttatttcagcaagacaatgccaagccacgtgttacatcaacgtggcttcatagtaaaagagtgcgggtactagactggcctgcctgtattccagacctgtctcccattgaaaatgtgtggcgcattatgaagcctaaaatagcacaacggagagttgaacaacttaagctgtacatcaagcaagaatgggaaagaattccacctgagaagcttcaaaaatgtgtctcctcagttcccaaacgtttactgagtgttgttaaaaggaaaggccatgtaacacagtggtgaacatgccctttcccaactacattggcacgtgttgcagccatgaaattctaagttaattattatttgcaaaaaaaaataaagtttatgagtttgaacatcaaatatcttgtctttgtagtgcattcaattgaatatgggttgaaaaggatttgcaaatcattgtattccgtttatatttacatctaacacaatttcccaactcatatggaaacggggtttgtacttaaaacACTCTAGGTAATACTTCTCGTTCCCAATGAAATAGGAAAACTAGGAAACTATTTGCGGACTACGGCTTTTTTGGGCCTGTGGCACATtgtagaaacaaaataaaaatgaataaatacagcaaaaaggcataatgtaacaagaaaaagccaACATTTTGCTACTAAGAACTAATGATAACACAAAAGTTCCActgttgttattgtttacttgATTATCCTCCTACCCTCTGGATAATACATCAAGGCATTCTTGGCTTTATATTCCCACGTCTCCAGCCCGGCTTTGACACATTCAAGCGCGGCCTTCTCTGTCGACGGTAAGGCCAGATTCTGCTCATGACgctagaggagaaaaaaaaaaaaaagactcattGTATTAATTAAACAATGGTGATAAACATGGTTAAATGAATGCCTTTTTAGCTCTTCTTCTACCTCTTTGAATTCTGCTTCAGCTTCATACAACCAAGAGTGCTTCATCTTCTCCTTATCCTCTGCCAGGTCCATTATCTGTTCAAATGACGCGTTATCTTCGCTGGTATTTTTGGCAAGGAAGCGATCCAGCGAGGGTAGCTGGTTTTCCTCTCTCTTGTCAGCCACAGTGCTTTCTAGTCAACACACATCCACAGACATCCACATGTAAGTGTTTGGAGCAGCTAAGCATCCATTCTCTTCCAAAGGGGCAGCAGAAAAACGAGTGACTTACCACCGTCCACACCTCTACTGGTCTGAGACATGGTTGGAGATCCGACGTTGCCCACTGGTGTTTCAAAGCTAGCTGGCGTCACGTCTAATAAAGCAAAATCAAATATCAGTATGGGGCAGGGTAAGGTTGGGCTGAAAACTGCATCACAAtataattttttgtatatatCCGAAAAATGGACCAAgagaaaaatattaaatgtaaatatttttacttaaaatgtagctttcctctgattataatccggATCGAATCAAGGCAGAAGGAAATGtgaacacaaccatggaaaacactcaatcaattaaaacaaaattgtaaaatcaaattgaacacttaaaggggaacattatcacaatttcagaagggttaaaaccattaaaaatcagttcccagtggcttattatatttttcgaagtttttttcaaaattttacccatcatgcaatattcctaaaaaaagcttcaaagtgcctgattttaaccacccgtccattttcctgtgacgtcacatagtgatgccaacacaaacaaacatggcggaaagaacagcaagctatagcgacattagctcggattcagactcggatttcagcggcttaagcgattcaacagattacgcatgtattgaaacggatgg of the Nerophis lumbriciformis linkage group LG32, RoL_Nlum_v2.1, whole genome shotgun sequence genome contains:
- the ess2 gene encoding splicing factor ESS-2 homolog, whose product is MEGSASVRRALSGTLVPAAVTTVALRQETQDTDAGKPNRKVLIEEDYIESLEKIIQRDFFPDVTKLQAQKDYLDAEESGDLERMREISIRYGNSLSKNTPRSSAPYVTPASFETPVGNVGSPTMSQTSRGVDGESTVADKREENQLPSLDRFLAKNTSEDNASFEQIMDLAEDKEKMKHSWLYEAEAEFKERHEQNLALPSTEKAALECVKAGLETWEYKAKNALMYYPEGVKDDDALFKKPREVVHKNTRFMGDPFSKALNKSQIKEAAALNAQFKQGKVGPDGKELIPHDSPSVNGYGFERTPSPAPGVAESPLMTWGEIESTPFRLDGSDTPYAERNHGPSFKIPEPGRRERLGLKMANEAAAKNRAKKQEALRKVTENLASLTPKGLSPALTPALQRLVNRTSSKYTDKALRASYTPSPSHTIAGCKSPFGGPATPSGTPTPDKTKTPSAQDLSSLTDNLLQLPKRRKASDFF